One window from the genome of Pseudanabaena yagii GIHE-NHR1 encodes:
- a CDS encoding tetratricopeptide repeat protein, giving the protein MQKNTQLEFSFSLNKSLILSFHILLELALVNFISLYLHGSPQAYAQTLIQPPIILSQATSDDLIKQGEALYNESRYQEALVLFEKATQLNPNNASYWNWKGITLANLKLYKEAIQAYDKANKLQPSSVYLYNRGLSLESLKLYQDALSSYDKAISLKNDYVNAWIERGDVLQKLERYQDAIESFEKAIQLAGGSARAWYLKGFVLDKKIEKYGEALTAYEEALRIDPDYNSYIWLRKAYIHYKNKQFLEAIMSLDNSIRISQNSCDWHLRGTALNELERYEEAISSFNQAIKLNAYCAGDNRKLEDSYYGKGTAYARLNRYIDARDSFRKVLEINPSYKNALTALRALPKP; this is encoded by the coding sequence CTCTAATTCTTTCTTTTCATATTCTATTGGAGTTAGCATTAGTTAACTTTATTAGTCTATATCTTCATGGTTCACCACAAGCCTACGCACAAACCCTTATACAGCCACCAATCATTTTATCTCAAGCAACAAGTGATGACTTAATCAAGCAAGGCGAAGCATTATATAATGAAAGTCGCTATCAAGAGGCATTAGTCTTATTTGAAAAAGCTACTCAGTTAAATCCTAATAATGCTAGTTACTGGAATTGGAAAGGTATTACTTTAGCTAACTTAAAGCTTTATAAAGAAGCAATACAAGCTTATGATAAAGCTAATAAGCTTCAACCTAGTAGCGTTTATTTGTACAACCGAGGACTATCACTAGAAAGTCTAAAACTATACCAAGATGCTTTGTCATCTTACGATAAGGCTATAAGCCTTAAAAACGATTATGTAAATGCGTGGATAGAAAGAGGAGATGTGCTTCAAAAATTAGAACGCTATCAAGATGCCATCGAATCTTTTGAAAAAGCAATTCAATTAGCTGGCGGTAGTGCTAGAGCTTGGTATCTAAAGGGTTTTGTTTTAGACAAAAAAATTGAGAAATATGGTGAAGCCCTCACTGCTTACGAGGAAGCTTTGCGAATTGACCCTGATTACAACTCTTATATATGGCTTAGAAAAGCATATATTCATTACAAGAACAAACAATTTTTGGAAGCAATCATGTCTTTAGATAATTCTATAAGAATAAGTCAAAATTCTTGTGATTGGCATTTGAGAGGAACAGCTTTAAATGAATTAGAAAGATATGAGGAAGCAATATCTTCATTTAATCAAGCAATAAAACTTAATGCTTATTGTGCAGGAGATAACAGAAAACTAGAAGATTCATATTATGGGAAAGGCACAGCCTATGCTAGGCTCAACCGATATATAGATGCAAGAGATAGCTTTAGAAAAGTTCTTGAGATTAACCCTTCATATAAGAATGCGTTAACTGCATTAAGAGCACTACCTAAGCCATAA
- a CDS encoding CHAT domain-containing protein: MVVAANPLGSSPLKLDHEVKTIQEALRRSRKRDNFEVEYRLAATPSELRRALLDLEPHVLHFSGHGSGEQGLLFVSDESASAIYRSEGGEVRSRSTNNNDEIKFVPAKPLANLLQLCEEHLECVVLNACYSDVQGDAIAANILFTIGMRDVVEDNVAIKFSQGFYDAIGSGKSYEEAFKWGKVAIEFDLANEEATKILILRKKGETIKVVENENLQSLGMKKNILKGIRDIKLLNSSRLTLIKKIRTYLSQSNKFKLIIGLIIILPIPFVLIYIYAQQYQNDRFLFAEIEKIENLKLANKYKECVEQNNSIFVNSSYDQIARLIKKECQAGMLQEDKSKIIQSQEMVKNGKLTDAFLLITTISSNSVVYPESKKLIDKWSLTILDNATKQYQEEGKLNESLNLLQLIATNNDDMRNKSQELSSKWQIEWKSNEKLINEANRAIDEGRLDDAKNIARNVSTIFWQEKADIIFQKSNSGSNPIKTLPSSSPTPTLPNNTKIDLPPINIGK, encoded by the coding sequence TTGGTAGTAGCGGCTAATCCGTTAGGCTCATCACCTTTGAAGCTAGATCATGAGGTAAAAACCATCCAAGAGGCGTTAAGGCGATCGCGCAAACGGGATAATTTTGAGGTGGAATATCGGCTGGCGGCTACTCCTTCAGAATTACGTCGGGCTTTGTTGGATTTAGAACCCCATGTTTTGCATTTTAGCGGTCACGGTTCGGGGGAGCAGGGTTTGCTGTTTGTGAGTGATGAGTCGGCAAGTGCGATCTATCGTTCGGAAGGGGGAGAGGTGCGATCGCGTTCGACTAATAACAATGATGAAATTAAGTTTGTACCTGCAAAACCATTAGCAAATTTGTTACAGCTTTGTGAGGAGCATTTGGAATGTGTGGTGTTGAATGCTTGTTATTCGGATGTGCAGGGTGATGCGATCGCGGCAAATATTCTGTTTACGATTGGGATGCGTGATGTGGTTGAGGATAATGTGGCGATTAAGTTTTCACAGGGGTTTTATGATGCGATCGGGTCAGGGAAGAGTTATGAAGAGGCTTTTAAATGGGGTAAGGTAGCAATCGAATTCGATCTTGCCAACGAAGAAGCAACTAAAATTCTCATTTTAAGAAAGAAAGGAGAAACAATCAAAGTTGTGGAAAATGAAAATCTACAATCTTTAGGCATGAAAAAAAATATTTTGAAGGGAATAAGAGATATAAAATTACTCAATTCATCAAGGCTAACTTTAATAAAAAAAATTAGAACTTATTTGTCTCAATCGAATAAATTTAAACTTATTATTGGTTTAATAATTATTCTTCCAATTCCTTTTGTTTTAATTTATATATATGCACAACAATATCAGAATGATAGATTTTTGTTTGCAGAAATAGAAAAAATTGAAAACTTAAAACTAGCAAATAAATATAAAGAGTGTGTTGAACAAAATAATTCTATTTTTGTTAACTCATCTTATGATCAGATAGCACGATTAATTAAGAAAGAATGTCAAGCTGGAATGCTTCAGGAAGATAAATCAAAAATAATACAATCTCAAGAAATGGTAAAAAATGGCAAGTTAACTGATGCTTTCTTACTTATCACTACAATTAGTTCTAATAGCGTTGTTTATCCAGAGTCGAAGAAACTGATTGATAAATGGTCGCTAACAATTTTAGATAATGCCACTAAACAATATCAGGAAGAAGGTAAATTAAATGAATCACTTAATTTGCTGCAATTAATTGCTACAAATAATGATGACATGAGAAATAAATCTCAAGAATTATCATCGAAATGGCAAATAGAATGGAAAAGCAACGAGAAACTAATAAATGAGGCAAATAGAGCTATAGATGAAGGTAGGCTAGATGATGCTAAAAATATAGCCCGAAATGTATCAACTATATTTTGGCAGGAAAAGGCTGATATCATTTTCCAAAAATCTAACTCTGGATCAAATCCAATAAAAACTCTACCATCCTCATCTCCTACACCTACTCTCCCAAACAACACTAAAATCGATCTCCCCCCAATCAATATAGGAAAGTAA
- a CDS encoding toxin-antitoxin system TumE family protein, protein MEASQYLENIKSRLISSNAIAAFTIIEELDLGDRGYFRARVTLSNDDFLEIAEYFKITENVVATTRYRYQWMDSDRIILRKRWDNVPHFPNLPNFPHHIHVESEENVISGNSLSILELLDILEQEFAI, encoded by the coding sequence ATGGAAGCTAGTCAATATCTTGAAAATATTAAATCTAGACTGATTTCCAGCAATGCGATCGCTGCATTTACGATTATTGAAGAATTAGATTTAGGCGATCGCGGTTATTTTCGAGCAAGGGTTACACTCAGTAATGATGATTTCTTGGAAATTGCTGAGTATTTCAAAATTACGGAGAATGTTGTTGCAACGACTAGGTATCGCTATCAGTGGATGGACAGCGATCGCATTATCTTAAGAAAACGTTGGGACAATGTGCCGCATTTCCCTAATTTGCCTAATTTCCCGCATCATATTCATGTGGAGTCGGAAGAAAATGTCATTTCTGGTAATTCTCTAAGCATTCTGGAACTTTTAGATATTCTGGAACAAGAATTTGCGATCTGA